The genomic DNA GATTTTCTCCAGCGGTTTGACCGCCTTCTTGGCCTTGAGCTGGCCGAGGGCCGTGGCCGTCGTCCCGCGCACACCGTCGTGTGAATCCTGGAGCAGTTCGATGAGCGGGCCGACCGACTTGGAGCTGTCGATCCTCCCGAGCGCGCCCGCGGCCGCCCCACGTACCTCGGGGTGTTCGTCCTGGAGACAGGCAATGAGCTCGTCGACGGCGCGTTTGTCTTCGAGCGCGCCGAGCGCATGCGCGGCCTGTATCCGCACGCCCGGGCTCTTGTCCGACAGCGCCTGAATGAGCTGCTTCCAGGCGCGCCCGTCCTCCATCGCGCTGATCACTTCGGCCGCCTTGGAGCGGATGCGCTCGTCCGGGTCCATGATGAGGGCCTCGGCGAGAATCGCGCCCGCGCGGCGGTCGGCAATGACGCCGAGCGCCTGGATGACCGCGACGCGGTTCTCCGCGTCCGGCTCCTTGCGCCACAGGACGCCGAGCGGCTCGACGGCGCGACGTTCCTTGAGCACGCCAAGCGCGATGGCTGCCTCGCGCCGCACGGCCGCCTCGCGGTCATTGAGCGCCCACATGAGCACGTCCGAAGCCGCCTTGACCTCGAGCCGGCCCAGCACCTTGGCGCACGCCGCGCGCACGGTGGGATCTTCGTGGCGTGTGACCGCGTTGCGCATCAGCCCGGTGCCGATCTGCAGCGTCGTATTGTCGCCGATGCCGATCCTCCCGAGCACCGCCCGGTCGGGCGCGTCGAGCAACAGCCAGGGGTTCTCCTTGACCGCCGTGTCCGGTGTGGCACACAGGCTCGGCATGGCGATGAGACTTGCACTGAGGGCCGCTGTGACCAACAGGATCGCTCGCCGCATGGCGTGGGTTCTCCGCTGCATGCTCCTACAGCAATGGACGGACAGACTCCATCAGATGTTCATGGTAGCCCCAGAGAGGGCTGTTGCCAACCGCATTCTCGACCGCTCGGGCACCCCCCAAAGAGTGCTGAAACCGAATGACCGTTGCGCCGGCCCGAGGTGACCGGTATCCTTGTTGACGAACCGAATCGCGGCGTGGCCCGGAGGGTGACCGCTTGCCGACGAACCTGGTGCCGGAACGACTCATAGACCACACGAACCTCAAGCCGGACGCGACGCGCGCCGACGTTGAACGCCTCTGTGACGAAGCGCTCGAGCACAGCTTCGCCGCCGTGTGCGTCAACCCGGTCTGGGTCGAACTGTGCGCCGAGCGCCTCGCCGGCTCGAACACGCGCGTTGCCACCGTCGCCGGCTTCCCCCTCGGCGCGACGCTGCCCGACGCGAAAGCCTTCGAGGCCGCGCGCTCCGTCGAGCGCGGCGCCCACGAGATCGATATGGTCATCAACATCGGCGCGCTGCTCGAGGGCGACGAGAAAGCCGTCGCGGCCGATACCCGCGTCGTGCGCGAGGCGTGTGCGGGCGGCATCGTTCTCAAAGTCATCATCGAGACCTGCTATCTCAGTGACGCGCAGAAGCGCACCGCGTGCCGCATCGCGCTGAGCGAGGGCGCCGACTTCGTCAAGACTTCGACCGGCCTCGGTCCCGGCGGGGCAACGGCCGCCGATGTCAGCCTCATGCGCCGCGTCGTCGGCCCCGAGATGGGCGTCAAAGCCGCCGGCGGCATCCGCGACGCCGCGACCTTCTGGACCATGCTCCGCGCCGGCGCGAACCGCATCGGGACCAGCGCCGCCGTCGCCATCATGCGCGAGATCCGGTACGGAGCCGCACCACGATGATCCGGCATGCCGCAGATTCCTCCCTGCGCTCCGTGTTCTCCGTGGTGAGTGTCCGGTCTCTGAACCACGGAGAACACGGAGCGCACGGAGATTGGAGGCCGAGGAGGTGAGCGATTCGGTTCGTCAAGGTACGGTCGAGCGTGTGGATGCCACGTTGAGCCGCGTGCGCGTCGGCGACGAGGTGCTCGACTGCACCGTGCGGCGCAAGCTCGTCAAGTTCGCCAAGGGCGAGAAGACGGTTGTCGTCGGCGACCGCGTCGTCGTCGAGCAGACCGATCGCGGTGAGTGGATCATCAAGGAGGTGGCGCCGCGGCGCAGTCAGCTGGCGCGGCCGGGCTTTCGCGGCCGGACCGAGCGCGTTATCGTCGCTAACGTTGACGAGTTGGTCATTGTCGCCGCCGCCGCCGACCCCGACTACAGGACCGGCCTGATTGACCGCTACCTCGTCATCGCCGAGCGTACCGGTTTGCCGGCCGTCATCGGCATCAACAAGATCGACCTCGTTGATGGCGACGGCCGGCGCCGGATCGAGCAGGCGCTCGGCTTCTACGCCGACATCGGCTCGAAGATCTTCTACGTCAGCGCCCTCGACGGCACCGGCCTCGACGAGCTGCGCGCCCAGCTCACGGGCAAGGAGTCGGTGCTCTGTGGCCACAGCGGAGTCGGCAAGTCGTCGCTCATCAACCGGCTGATACCCGGCGTCGACCTCGGCACCAGGGAGGTGAGCGACGTTACAGGCCGCGGCCGGCATATGACGAGCGCTGTCACAATGCTCGCATTGCCCGGCGGCGGGTACATAGTCGACACGCCCGGCATCCGCGAGTTCGGCCTCATCGGCATCCGGCGCGACGAGCTCTGGCACTACTTCCGCGAGTTCGTCGCCTACGACGGCCAATGCCGCTTCCACAACTGCGTCCACATCAACGAACCCGGCTGCGCCATCAAAGCTGCCCTCGACGAGGGCAAGATCCAGCCATCGCGCTACGATTCCTACCAGCGCCTGTACGAAGAACTCCCCGCCACCGACTGGGAGCTCGGAAATTAGGGACGGGCACTCATCTCCCCAAGCGCTTGCCGCACCACGGGCAGTGTGACCAGAACTCGCCCGCGACGTGCGAGCCGCACGACGGACACTTCGCCTTTGTGCCGGCAATCGGCCACTTCTTCCTCACGCGCGTGTGGCACCACGGGCAGTAGCGCATGAACGGCATCAGCTCCTTGCGCGCGCAGGCGTGGTTCGCACAGCGGCCGTCGTAGCGCGCGTCGGGGAACGCGCGGTGGCTCTTCGGGCCGATCGCTCCGCCCCAGCACCACGGGCAATAGACCCAGTCGAGCTTGACGCCCCGCTTGCAGCGCGGGCAGCGCGCCGGGAAGCGTGTCGAGTCGCGGTGCATGGCGCGGTCGGCGCCGCACCAGGGGCAGTGCTGCATCGCCTCGGCGACCGGCCCGCTGCATTTCGCGCACTTAAACCGCGTCCCGAGCGCCTTGCCGTACGTGCGCTGGAACTCGCGCCAGAGCAGCTCGCGCCAGCCGCGCGTCTTCGGCTTGCGGCGACGGGCGCGGCCGTTTACCCGCCGGATGGCCTTCGCCTTCACCTTGCGGAACACGGCCAGCATCTGCTCGCCGTCGCGGAACCTTCTGCGCGGGTCCAGCTCGATGGCCCGGCGCAGCAGCGCGACCAGATCGGGGTGGTAACCGGCGCGCAGCTTGACCGTGCCGTCGAGCGGCCACTCGAACGGCCACTCCGGCAGCTTGCCGGAGAGCATCTCCCAGAGCACCAGCCCGACGGAGAACACGTCCGAGCGCAACGACGGCCTGCCCATCGCCTGTTCCGGCGCGATGTAGCCCACGGTGCCCGTGCCCGACGCTTTCACCGTCCGCGCCGCTACCTTGGCCACGCCGAAGTCCGTCAGCCGCACGCGGCCCGCCGCGTCGAGCAGGAGATTGCCCGGCTTGATGTCGCAGTGGATGATCCGGTGCCGGTGCGCGCAGGCGACCGCATCGAGGATCTGCTCGAAGAAATCGAGCGCCACCCGCCGCGACAGCCGCCGCGACAGCCGGTCGTGCAGCGACTCGACCAGCAGCGGCATCACGATCACGAACTGCCCGTCAATGAAGCTCGCGTCCTTGACCGGCAGGATGTTCGGGTGGTCGAGCGTGGCCGTGACGCGCACCTCGCGCCGGAAATCCTCCAGCAGCTCGGGCGTCACCAGGTTGGCGTGCGGCACCTTGAGCGCCACCCGCCGCCCCTCGACCGTGTCGAGCGCGCGGTACACGGCCGCAAAGCCGCCCTCATCGAGCCGCCGCTCAATCACGTATTTCCCAAACTTCTGCCTCGGCCGAAACACAGTCCTACCCCAAACAAGCTCAACCCAGAACCGCCACCTCAACCGCAGCTATTCTGCGCCGCGCCACCACCCATGTCAACGACGCCTTGCGCCCCGGTGCAAGGCGGGCCGCCCCGGCCCGCCGGGGCCTTGCGTTGCCCTCTACCTCCAGGTTGCCCGGGACGTTCACCTGGCTGGTCAAAACATGTTTGAATAGTGCGTACTCGTCGCCCGTCATTCCAGTTGATGAGGAGGTGTACCATGCCAAGGACCGCCATCGCCGCCCTGCTTATCTGTCTTGCCCCTCTCATTGCCGGCTGCGGGTGTGGCAAGCAGGAAGACCGTCCAGCCAGCCAAGCTCAGTCGCGTGGCGACACTCAGTCCCCTGCGGACGCGGCCACGCAGGAATCCCAGGACGGTAAGGAGGAGGAAACGCCGCCCAATCCCGTCATGTACGGCCCTCATGCGGATGTCATCGCGGTTCTGATGCGCACGGATCCGTGGTTGACCGTGATAGGCTCGGACACACCAAGGCTTGTTGTCTACGCTGACGGGACTCTCGTTCGCCTGGCCAAGCTTCCTGACGAAGCCAGATGGAGCTACCTGGAGAGCACGCTTCCCCAAGCCGAGTTCGAGGCCCTGAAGCGGCAACTGGGCCCCACCAAGCAGCTCATGGCGCTGGAGGGCTTCTACGACCTGGCGCCCAACGCCACGGACTGCCCGCGCACGAAGATCTACTTGTCCAACGGCGCGGATGCCAAGGCCGTCTCGGTCAGGGGTTACTCTTCCAGAGCAGAGCGCAGGAAGGCCGAGGAGGAGTGGCCGGAGGTTAGATGGCCGGAGCTCTATAATGCCTTAGGCGAGTTTGACCGCGTCTACGATGCTTTGACTGGGCTCACCGGCACCGATCCGCACGAGTGGGAGCCCAAGTACATCGAGCTCTACGTCTATGGGTCCTGGCCGCTGGACGAGTGGCGGAAGCAGTATGAGTCTGGTTCTGGCATCGAACCGAGGAAGCCGTACGAAGATCCGCCATCGTGGCCGGAGGGCTGGTCCAAGTTCGACGATCCACTCGCCTACCGGTGGTCGGAGCGCTGCTACTCGCTCTATGTCCCTGGGTCTGATCTCGGCGAGGTGAGGGAGTTCTTCCGAACAAAGGGAAGTGACCGCGTCGTGCTCATCGACGATCAAGTCTACTGCGTCTCTTGGCGGTACGCGTTTCCCGGCGAAGGCCTGTACCGAGACGCCTTCGAGGAGGCCGAGAAGACGGACAACCCGAACCGGTTGGGCATGTAGTCCTCCTCATTCCCTTTACGCCGCCTCCCGCACTGTGCTATCTGGGCGCCGGTTCGTCAGGGGTCTCGACCGGCGGCAAAGGAGCATGACCGCATGCATGGGGTTGTGACGCGGCTGCGGAGCGACAAGGTGCGCGAGAAGCTGCTCGTCGCCGATTGGCCTGACCCGGGCAAGCCGGTCGGGAACCAGGTCCGGACTCGGACGCTCTTCTCTGGCGTCACGAACGGCACGGAGCGCAACGACCTCCTCGGCGGCAACTACGCGCACCGCGACGAAGAGCTGCCCGCCGGCTGGGGCTATCAGAACGTGGGCGAGGTGGTCGAAGTCGGCCCGGACGTGAAGGACCTCAAGCCCGGCGACGTGCTCTATATGAGCCAGGACCACATGGAGTTTTGCGTCGAGCCGGAGGACGGACTGCATATCGTGCTGCCCGGCGAGGTGGACCGCCGGCATGCGGCGCTCTTCGGCATGTCGAGCGTGGCGATGCGCAGTTGTCGCAACGCCGGTCTGCGCATGGGGGAGGCATTCCTCGTCGTCGGCGCCGGGTTCATTGGGCAGATGTCGGCCCAGATCGCCGCCGTGATGGGCGCGCGTGTCACCATCTG from Verrucomicrobiota bacterium includes the following:
- a CDS encoding HEAT repeat domain-containing protein; the protein is MRRAILLVTAALSASLIAMPSLCATPDTAVKENPWLLLDAPDRAVLGRIGIGDNTTLQIGTGLMRNAVTRHEDPTVRAACAKVLGRLEVKAASDVLMWALNDREAAVRREAAIALGVLKERRAVEPLGVLWRKEPDAENRVAVIQALGVIADRRAGAILAEALIMDPDERIRSKAAEVISAMEDGRAWKQLIQALSDKSPGVRIQAAHALGALEDKRAVDELIACLQDEHPEVRGAAAGALGRIDSSKSVGPLIELLQDSHDGVRGTTATALGQLKAKKAVKPLEKIAEGDPNEWVREQAANALTAIREDD
- the deoC gene encoding deoxyribose-phosphate aldolase codes for the protein MVPERLIDHTNLKPDATRADVERLCDEALEHSFAAVCVNPVWVELCAERLAGSNTRVATVAGFPLGATLPDAKAFEAARSVERGAHEIDMVINIGALLEGDEKAVAADTRVVREACAGGIVLKVIIETCYLSDAQKRTACRIALSEGADFVKTSTGLGPGGATAADVSLMRRVVGPEMGVKAAGGIRDAATFWTMLRAGANRIGTSAAVAIMREIRYGAAPR
- the rsgA gene encoding ribosome small subunit-dependent GTPase A; translated protein: MSDSVRQGTVERVDATLSRVRVGDEVLDCTVRRKLVKFAKGEKTVVVGDRVVVEQTDRGEWIIKEVAPRRSQLARPGFRGRTERVIVANVDELVIVAAAADPDYRTGLIDRYLVIAERTGLPAVIGINKIDLVDGDGRRRIEQALGFYADIGSKIFYVSALDGTGLDELRAQLTGKESVLCGHSGVGKSSLINRLIPGVDLGTREVSDVTGRGRHMTSAVTMLALPGGGYIVDTPGIREFGLIGIRRDELWHYFREFVAYDGQCRFHNCVHINEPGCAIKAALDEGKIQPSRYDSYQRLYEELPATDWELGN
- a CDS encoding protein kinase, whose amino-acid sequence is MFRPRQKFGKYVIERRLDEGGFAAVYRALDTVEGRRVALKVPHANLVTPELLEDFRREVRVTATLDHPNILPVKDASFIDGQFVIVMPLLVESLHDRLSRRLSRRVALDFFEQILDAVACAHRHRIIHCDIKPGNLLLDAAGRVRLTDFGVAKVAARTVKASGTGTVGYIAPEQAMGRPSLRSDVFSVGLVLWEMLSGKLPEWPFEWPLDGTVKLRAGYHPDLVALLRRAIELDPRRRFRDGEQMLAVFRKVKAKAIRRVNGRARRRKPKTRGWRELLWREFQRTYGKALGTRFKCAKCSGPVAEAMQHCPWCGADRAMHRDSTRFPARCPRCKRGVKLDWVYCPWCWGGAIGPKSHRAFPDARYDGRCANHACARKELMPFMRYCPWCHTRVRKKWPIAGTKAKCPSCGSHVAGEFWSHCPWCGKRLGR
- a CDS encoding zinc-binding alcohol dehydrogenase, giving the protein MHGVVTRLRSDKVREKLLVADWPDPGKPVGNQVRTRTLFSGVTNGTERNDLLGGNYAHRDEELPAGWGYQNVGEVVEVGPDVKDLKPGDVLYMSQDHMEFCVEPEDGLHIVLPGEVDRRHAALFGMSSVAMRSCRNAGLRMGEAFLVVGAGFIGQMSAQIAAVMGARVTICDVDERRLELSRQIGAAETVFNSSGDGWATHAPDETFDAILDVAGVPGMEDKLIKAAKCHGRVLFIAGRDKVEYTFNFGQFREITIRQNGHFDNDDLANVCRLVARGLVRIGPLLQDVVPVADAKRIYDTLRDAPSELLGTVFDWS